One Argiope bruennichi chromosome 5, qqArgBrue1.1, whole genome shotgun sequence DNA segment encodes these proteins:
- the LOC129968376 gene encoding uncharacterized protein LOC129968376, translating to MDDPKRYKEHITQIKVARGKVKASLTRLEHSADELESKNEVVIRLQRTDNGVTKVTILAAKSKVAPLKPVSIPRLELNGALLLARLLSVLINTFHDYDINIYAWTDSQVVLSWLSSPPRNWKPFVANRTSEILDLIPQNRWRYVPSKENPADIGSRGLFPKDLPDCRLWWEGPTCLTSSEADWPKFRSNMSKQKMGDLPEGRVTLNRPFFVCGFDYAGPISILKHRGRGAKTTKGYMVVFVCFATKALHLELVTDYTSDSFIAALKRFCSRRSTPKHIHSDNGTNFLGAKRKFKDLYNHLSKINLDQKVSYFLSQQEIEWHTIPPLSPHFGGLWEAGVKSVFKLPLVLKTGKSETIIEKRDNKSLS from the exons atggaCGATCCGAAAAGATATAAGGAACACATAACGCAAATTAAAGTCGCAAGAGGCAAGGTTAAGGCCTCCTTAACTAGATTAGAACATTCTGCAGATGAATTAGAATCAAAAAATGAAGTAGTGATTCGTTTGCAGAG AACTGATAATGGTGTTACGAAAGTCACTATTTTAGCAGCTAAAAGCAAGGTAGCTCCGCTAAAGCCTGTATCCATTCCACGGCTGGAGTTAAATGGAGCTCTCCTGTTAGCCCGATTATTATCTGttctaattaatacttttcatgattatgatattaatatatatgcttggACAGATTCTCAAGTTGTTCTTTCCTGGTTGTCTTCACCTCCTCGAAATTGGAAGCCCTTTGTTGCCAACAGGACTTCAGAGATCTTGGACCTCATCCCTCAAAATAGATGGAGGTATGTGCCGTCAAAGGAAAATCCAGCAGATATAGGATCCAGAGGTTTGTTTCCTAAGGATCTGCCAGACTGTCGTCTATGGTGGGAGGGCCCTACTTGCCTAACATCATCAGAGGCTGACTGGCCAAA ATTTAGAAGTAATATGTCAAAACAAAAAATGGGAGATCTTCCTGAGGGACGAGTGACTCTCAACAGACCATTTTTTGTCTGTGGTTTTGATTATGCAGGTCCAATTTCTATATTGAAACACCGAGGCAGAGGAGCCAAAACAACGAAAGGTTATATGGTTGTATTTGTATGCTTTGCTACGAAGGCTTTACATTTAGAATTGGTTACGGATTACACGTCCGATTCCTTTATTGCTGCATTGAAACGTTTTTGCTCAAGAAGGAGCACACCTAAACATATTCATTCGGACAATGGGACTAATTTTTTAGGAGCTAAAAGGAAGTTCAAAGATTTATACAaccatttatctaaaattaatctaGATCAAAAGGTTTCGTATTTTCTTTCTCAACAGGAAATTGAATGGCATACTATCCCTCCTTTGAGTCCGCATTTTGGTGGACTCTGGGAAGCTGGTGTAAAATcg GTATTCAAACTTCCACTAGTGTTGAAAACTGGAAAATCCGAAACTATCATCGAAAAAAGAGACAATAAGTCTTtaagttag